GAAACGGACGTGTGAGCGGAGCTAGGCAGCGAGCTGGTGGCGCGAAGACGCGCAACACGCGCAATGCCTAGAAGTGCTCTGGTGTCGCCACTCTGTATAGGGCCTGGAGGGATAGACGTGTATCCTGTACTGGGAAACTCTGTGATCAAAATATTACAATGAAATAAAACTTTTCCCTCACAGACCTGTTTATATCTTGGAAGTATTCACTGCCGACGCCTAGATTTAGAATATAATTTAGATAATTGGATATTCGTGTTGACACACTGACACCGACAAAGTCAAGAGATTCTCAAGGCAAAGTAAAATTGAACCTTCAAGTGACATTCTAAGTTGGCAAGaatatctgtttctctttgtcGGGCTCCTTGCACGCTAGAACCAGTGTCCCGTAAGACTTATGATCAGTATTTTTAGTGGAAGGGGCACCCAAACTCTCCAGAGATGGAGtcaagcaacaaaaagaaatactcaagataaggtctttgCGTGCCGCTGTCAATGAGGGATGTTATCAGCTCCCTGGGCCAGGCGTATCTCTCTTGTTAGAATCAAGACCAGAAATTTGAACTCTCtctcgctcgctcgctcgctcgctctctctctccgaAAGCTGCGGGTCGAGGCGAGGGCCGCCTGGGCACTGGAGACTGCGGCGGTCCCGTGGACGGCGAAGCGGAACACACCAAGTAGCAGGCAGTAGCGCTGCTACCGGTGTTTTGAATTAAGGGCATCTCTCCATAAAGTCAGGGCGTTCTAAGCAACCACTCAAAGTGGGTTTAGACACCTTGGAGACTAAAATGTGACCTTCTGTCAGAGCTGAGAAGCGTATGGTCGTGTCTTCAGAACAACGATTATGTATTTTCCATAGCTGGAACGATACACAATAACTGAAATTCTTGAGGGGACTTTGGGAGAGGAGGGCGATATGaagtctccactgtaaagttttAATCTCTTTCTAAAGAAGTTCCAGGCAACGTCTGGCTTTTGCAATGCAGCATGTCTGTTGCTTTCTCTGGGCTTTACTTCTAGaaagactaggacaggaaaagtcCTCAGCTGCGCGGATCTCGGGAGACGGCGCAGAGATGCGTGCGAGGCTCTTTCCCCGCACCACCCGGTGCGCAGTCGGGAGTTGGAAATTAACTCGGTAACTGTGAAGCAGAAAAAAAGCACTAGCCACTTTGCAACTTAAAGAATTACAAGTGAATGTACGCAGAGCCGGTGGAATCGGCACGCGGGCGTGGGAGAGAgtcatctctccctcctttcaCCCCAAATTCTCGGGAGGCACACTACCTGACACTCCATTGGCCTCGGGTGATGCACAGCCTCTTCTTAAGGGAGAACCGGCAACAGAGTTCGTTTCTGGGTTCAACTCTCGGGGATTCTGAGTCGGAATGTAATTGTCTCGGGGCTGCAGACACCTGGGAGATGAGCGCTGACGGCTCTGCAGACTCCCAGCATTTCTAAAgagctttctttttctccacttgTTAGTGTGCGGCTTTGGTTGGGCAGAAgttgtgaaaataaaaggaaatggcAAGCCTCATCTTTTCAAGAAAGCCAGGAAATTGGACATTTCGCTTCTTATTTAATCTCTTATGTAGCCACCCACTTTTGCCCTTCAGAGTTACCTGCAGAAAAACGCATCTtgtaaaaataatcttaaattacCACGGAgacctgccttctctctttttcccaaCCCACGAAACATGTCTTgaaaaacagaggaggaaaagGCAAAGTAAAAATAGTAACCTGAGAACTCTTGTGGCAATGTACTGTTCTAactcttaattttaaaaacaataacattCTCTGTAAATTTCAGTGACTCAGAGGCCACCTGTAATTCACCAGGGTTATCCAGAAAGATCGTCCCCATCTTGTGCTCCCAATGAATTCACAGCTGGCCTGAGGCGAAACTCGAGGGACCTTGACCGCCCAAAGACCCGGTCACTGAGCGGAAGCTCAAACCGTAACCGGTTTCTATAGCATTAGTTACATTCTTTTGCTAAAAGTTGGTGCTGGGTGGAATCCTAGAGGCTGTGGTATAACTCATGCCAGAAGCAGGACCTGACAAATggatattttatcatttatctgAGAAACTTAAGGCAGAAATATTATTCTAAAACtacaaattgaacttcatcactATCCactgaaggaaggaaacagaaagtTGTAAGAAATGCCCCTACGGAGTTCTGTTCAATGCCAAAGACCTCTGACCCAAGGCCCAAAGGGCCGGAAATGCTTGGCCCTTCCACCAAGACCCTTGACAACAGTAGTAAGTAGAGGAATTGGAAAAAATCAGAGATTAGGTACAATACATCTCAAATCCATGTTGACTTCCTGAGTCTTAAAAAGATTCTTTCTAAACATTGTGCAAAATAGAAAGTTGACAGAACTTTGGATCTTGCAAAAGTTCAAAATCTATTTGGTCTCCTGAACTTCTCTTCTGAAAGCTGCACTTACTAGCAAAGTTAACAAAAGAGTTAAGATGTTCTCAATTGATTCTGATCAATGTAGGTTCCTCCActggaaaatcctaaagaaaaatattgtactGAATTCTCTGGATAATTAGTTCAATTCTCCAGTTCCTTTTGCCAGAATAGATCTAGGCTGTCAGTTTGAAACTCAGAAGTTGAATAAGTGACCTATCCCAAATCAATCTTCAACTCTGTTGTATATTGCTGTTTAGTCATCATTTTTTCCTAACCCAGAAAGAAGACAAAATTCTGTTCATTTACATAGTTTATTGTTGTAAACATTAAAATTGTCTTTCTCAAAGAAAgaatttatcagaaaaaaaaaatcagcgtCTCTGTCATACACCATAGAAAAAAAGGCAGTGACTCATATCATGTGCCATACtggaaatatacaaagaaaaatactacAGAAGATGGCAATATTAAAATTCTTACTCgaacataaaataatatattaactgacaattttagacattaaaaaaaacaaaaaaattcaaagtgCTCAGTAATTTCCAGGGAGTTATGTATATTATAAGCACTCTGGAAACAGTCAAAAGCTGCTGCATGCAAGTTTTGTTTAGCTTTAGACaacaaaataatcaagatataaactttcttttatcaACATCAACAGTACATACAACACTTACAAACAAGGAATGTTGGACGGTGTTACAAACACTATGTGTCCCTTTTGTCAGGATTTTCTGATGTGTAATACTTGTGCCCATCTATTTTACAATTGAGAAAATGTTTAAGCTCAGATAACTACCAATCTTTATAAAATCTAACAGACTACATAGTGTCTGAAATACTATTTATATAATATAGACATTACTGAAGTAGCAAGTGCCTATAACATTTTCAACCTAGAATCAACATGCTTGTCCCTTTTTtgtgtagtttatttttttttttgcaaacacacttatcttttagaattttattcataaataggcacaaaataatttaaaaagccaaACTGCATTGGGTAAATTTACAAGCCTTTGCCTTCTTCAACTCATGCCACCCACGCAACATTTAGTTTTACTATATATTACAGCTTTCTTTACAGCAGAAAACTTTGAAGTCTTTTAAAGGGCAATATTTGTGGGTCCCcttacaatgtgtgtgtgtgtctctgtatgtGTATTACATTTGTTTTAACTGCAACAATCAAACATGGCCAAACATTTCCCATCATACATTAGAAATCTTTCTTCTGAACAATAAACTGATTTTGAaactcataataaaaagtttatacCACTGTATTGTGTGTAGTCCGTGTTCTAAATCCAGGATGCCCAGGAGCCAAAATGCCCTTTCAGGTTCTGCCTGCAGGTTAGGAAATAgcaacagtttttgtttttttcattaggGATCAAGGAGCTGGGGGTTTTATggaaggggtgggggctggcTAGAGCTGAGGCAGCTCAGGGGAATATCTCTGCCCTTGTGACTTGCCCCCTCTGGACAGTTTTAGGTTTCTTTCCAGTTCCTTTGAAGTGCATGGGAGGAGGTCTTAGAAAGGTAGAGTGTCCAGGAAAAGTTTGTCAATTATTGCTGGCGGTGGTACCAAGTCTTCCAGTTTCAGGTAGAAAATGCGCTGTAGCCCCTGTGTGCAAAGGGTACGGAGTTCTGGGAGCTTCCCCAACAGTTTGGACAAATAGTTGGGGCGGTTCAACCCCCCATTATTGAAAGTCACGTGGTCTTTGAGACAATTTACAATCTTGTTTTGCAGTTCTTCCACTCTCTTGGGTTCCTTGAGCCCGTGTCTCTCTGCAGAAAAcataatcaaaaataaaagaggaatgcaCAAAGCAGTTAGCTAGCTGGCAGGACCAGGGAGGATTGGTGATAAGGGAAAACTGGGAGAAATCTCCCTGGGCAGTTCTGGAGGAGAAGTGCCCTGTGGCTGCGGTACTGACCTGTGACCATAGCCAGGGCAGCAATGCAGGAGAAGGCAGAAATGTCGATGTTCATATTCTGCAAGTTGGAGGAGAATTCAACAATGGAATCAATCCATTCCCCAAAGCCACGAACGCATTGCAACCTGTGCAAGACCACCCCATTGCAAAAGATGAGTTTACCCTCCACTGGGTTGGACCTGCAATTAATaccaaagagagagaggggagaaaaagaaagagagaaaagctaAACAACTAATTACTTGAAGAGCAATAAATGAGGGATTTAAGAGGCATCTAATTACCGAAGAGTTAATAAAATGTAGACCAGCAGACCTTGAAAGGGTTTAATTTCATAACAATCAAGAACGCCCCCTATCCCACCTCCATTCCATTCCTCCAAGGCTTCTGGGCtcactccttcccttctcttccttttgtctactagcctttccttcctttttccctctgtcATTTCCTATTctgtcctttcctctttcccccctttcatttcctttttcctctttcttttcctttcttgattcctctcttcttcctttcccagcctccctcgaCTGCCTCCTTCATTACCTGTACGCTAATCGCAGCACAAACAGTTCTAAGAAAGCCGACTCGAAAAGCAGATCCTGGTCGGCTTTGGGCAGGTCAGCGAAGCCCGGGATCTTCTCCGCCCAGCCCCTGATGATCTCCATGGAGCCAGTCAGGAGATCATAGAATTGCTGGATATGCTGGGTGTCATCTCCACTCATCTGATAGTCAGGGTTCGCCTGgaactggaatttcattttaaaaggcaCTTAATGAggttctctaaaatatataacccGTGAAATTGCTAACCCCGTTTCTAGTAGGGGAGCCAGGTTTTTATAACAATTAAACCTTTCTCTGACCAGTAAGGAAATTAGATGTTCCGGGGCAATTAATTCAATTAGGGATGGTGCTATGAGGTCGATgctttaaatatgtaaattaccATTTCCATACAGACTAAATACAGTGCCATCCAGCCCTGGGAAACGTTCACTCTTATCTCCACAAAACAATTGACACGTTAGTATTCATGCCAGTCCCAGAGTGGGTCTCGAGCAGAGACGCCCTTTGCAAATCTTAATAAAATTGCAGTGGCTTCTAGGTTTGCCTGACATACTCCCTCCAATTAAAGCCCACAGATTCCTCACAGCTGGGGTAAGAAAGGAATCTGACCACTTGATCCCCCACCCCACTGCCATTCCTTAtaccctctctctttcccttccccgACCCCTAAGCAGACATCCCCAACCCTGACAGAGCCAGAGAGGATGAGGATTAAAACATCTCTGGAAGATCGGGGATAAAATCCAAGTGGGGGCATTTTGCACCCCCTCTGGTTTCGGCATTAGAGGCATTCGCGTGTGAGTATGTGTATGTATGGTGGTAGTGGGAATGGGAGGCTCCCAGAGATTTGACCACTGGGAtggtcttctcttctttcctctgccCTGTCCTCCTGTCTACACCCCCAGCAACATGGTTTGTCTGTCCATCTCCTGTGGCTCTGCCCAGAGCTGTGAAGCCACAGCCTGTCTTGCCTCCTTTATCCCTTGAGTCTGGGGGTTAGTGATGGATGTGGGGAGGGGTCCTGCCCATCTGCTGGTTTGTCCACATGATACCGCCGCCAGCTTCTTACCCTGGAATAGTCCAGGCTGGTCATAGCCGGGTTGGAGTCGACATGGGCCCTGACGAGGGCACTGATCAGACTCACCGGGGGCGAGGGGGGAGAGGGCTCCTGTGGGCTCTTCGGTTTCGAGGGTAAACGACCTCTCCGGCCTTTTAAACTGTCGGTGCGAACCACTGCAAAGGAACAGCCGGGTTAGCGCCGCTCTCCCAAGCAGGACCCAGCTGCCGCCTCGGCCCCTCCCTGGGGAAGGTCGCAGCCGCGGGGCGCCCGGCCGGGCGGCCCAGGGCCCCCCTGCTTGTAAAGCCTTTACTGATGAGAAACATAAAAAATGCAGGGTTGTTGTCTGTCTTCTTCCAAATAGGCCGTATAGTTAAAGGAAAGTAGGGCCTGGCGGCTTTCTCCAGGGTAGGATGGGCAAGCAGGCAGCTGCCGGATCGTGGAGGCCAGACGCGGGTGGGGGGGTCCGGGAGACCCCGGCCCTGGGAAGTGGAAAGTGGGCTGGGGTAGGAGCAGCGGTTTCCCAAGGCCGCAGACCGGGGAGTGGGCTGCTGCCCCGACCTACCTTCTTTCACCATCCCAACAGCCAGGCACTTCTGAAACCGGCAGTACTGACAGCGATTCCGGCGCCGCTTGTCCACTGGgcagtttttatttgctaaacaCACGTATTTTGCGTTTTTTTGCACCGTGCGCTGCAAAAGGAGACAATATAGGCCGAAAATTATTATGTTTTTCTCTTGAAAGTCCAGCAACCCAGGGAATCCAGAGACAAGTTCTGAACGGCTGGATCTAcactccctccccacaaacaaatacatacacacaactcttttttatttttttccttttccttttctttctctttcttttctttttcctcccccagGGCATTTAACAGAAGAAAATTGATAGCGTTAACATTTGAGCTAACCTTGCCGCTCCTTGCTGTGTTTTATATgccaagagaaggagaaggagacgcTCAGTAAATACAAAACCGTGGGCATTCATATTATTTACATTCCTTGGAGACCTTCTCTATTTAAAATGATAAGATTATTCAATCAGGATGGCGAAATAAAGAGATCACTTAATTTGACCATAGGGAATTCTGTTCCACTTGGTTAGCTCAGACACGGTTCTCTGTCCTAACCAATTTCAATCTGAACAGAGAAGACAGCTCCTAGCACATGCAAATGACCCTCTTCCAACTCCGGCTCCAGCAACTTCGGGCGGGGGCCTGCCGGGTCTGCTGCGCGAGGGGGGATGCGACTCCGGGTCTCCCGGTCTTCCTACTTCCCTTCCTCAGGCACCCAGAAGCCCCGCCGCAGCCCGTGGGCGGCTACAGGGCAGCCTCGGCGCACCCCGGGAGTTGGACCGTCCGGGATGAGCTGGGGCTGTGACGCTTGCACTAAGGCGGAGCGCACACTCCAAGGCTCCGGGCACTAGGGGGCCCCTACCTGCCTCCTCTGCCCCCGTTCTTGCTCACCTTAAAGAAACCTTTGCAACCTTCACATGTGCGCACGCCGTAGTGCTGGCAGGCTGCATTGTCGCCGCACACGGCGCACAGCCCCTCGTTGGAGGGGGAGCCCCGCGACGGCGGCGAGGGCACCTGCGTGTCGAGCAGCTGCGACGCGTGGCCGATCTGCAGGCCTGGGAAGCCCATGGACGCGGGCTTTC
This Diceros bicornis minor isolate mBicDic1 chromosome 10, mDicBic1.mat.cur, whole genome shotgun sequence DNA region includes the following protein-coding sequences:
- the NR4A2 gene encoding nuclear receptor subfamily 4 group A member 2 isoform X1, translated to MPCVQAQYGSSPQGASPASQSYSYHSSGEYSSDFLTPEFVKFSMDLTNTEITATTSLPSFSTFMDNYSTGYDVKPPCLYQMPLSGQQSSIKVEDIQMHNYQQHSHLPPQSEEMMPHSGSVYYKPSSPPTPTTPGFQVQHSPMWDDPGSLHNFHQNYVATTHMIEQRKTPVSRLSLFSFKQSPPGTPVSSCQMRFDGPLHVPMNPEPSGSHHVVDGQTFAVPNPIRKPASMGFPGLQIGHASQLLDTQVPSPPSRGSPSNEGLCAVCGDNAACQHYGVRTCEGCKGFFKRTVQKNAKYVCLANKNCPVDKRRRNRCQYCRFQKCLAVGMVKEVVRTDSLKGRRGRLPSKPKSPQEPSPPSPPVSLISALVRAHVDSNPAMTSLDYSRFQANPDYQMSGDDTQHIQQFYDLLTGSMEIIRGWAEKIPGFADLPKADQDLLFESAFLELFVLRLAYRSNPVEGKLIFCNGVVLHRLQCVRGFGEWIDSIVEFSSNLQNMNIDISAFSCIAALAMVTERHGLKEPKRVEELQNKIVNCLKDHVTFNNGGLNRPNYLSKLLGKLPELRTLCTQGLQRIFYLKLEDLVPPPAIIDKLFLDTLPF
- the NR4A2 gene encoding nuclear receptor subfamily 4 group A member 2 isoform X2; amino-acid sequence: MPCVQAQYGSSPQGASPASQSYSYHSSGEYSSDFLTPEFVKFSMDLTNTEITATTSLPSFSTFMDNYSTGYDVKPPCLYQMPLSGQQSSIKVEDIQMHNYQQHSHLPPQSEEMMPHSGSVYYKPSSPPTPTTPGFQVQHSPMWDDPGSLHNFHQNYVATTHMIEQRKTPVSRLSLFSFKQSPPGTPVSSCQMRFDGPLHVPMNPEPSGSHHVVDGQTFAVPNPIRKPASMGFPGLQIGHASQLLDTQVPSPPSRGSPSNEGLCAVCGDNAACQHYGVRTCEGCKGFFKRTVQKNAKYVCLANKNCPVDKRRRNRCQYCRFQKCLAVGMVKEVVRTDSLKGRRGRLPSKPKSPQEPSPPSPPVSLISALVRAHVDSNPAMTSLDYSRFQANPDYQMSGDDTQHIQQFYDLLTGSMEIIRGWAEKIPGFADLPKADQDLLFESAFLELFVLRLAYRI